From Pseudovibrio sp. Tun.PSC04-5.I4, a single genomic window includes:
- a CDS encoding crotonase/enoyl-CoA hydratase family protein: MEKYMISIERDGAVQIIRMDRVEKKNALTQAMYMDMAEALKSEDESIRCHVMLGRPGVFTAGNDIADFLKAAMSGEGLEAGGVGKFLGALHQPSKPVIAGVDGPAIGVGTTMLLHFDMVFATENALFKTPFTDLGIIPEAGSTLIGPQIMGYHKAFEMLALGESFTAEMAREAGFVNHVVKPEELEERVMAIAQKVASKPQNALRISRELLRGKREPLNERIFEEIAMFAELLKSDEAREAFMKFMSKA; encoded by the coding sequence TTGGAGAAATATATGATCAGCATTGAGCGCGATGGCGCAGTCCAGATCATCCGTATGGATCGCGTAGAAAAGAAGAATGCACTCACCCAAGCCATGTACATGGACATGGCCGAAGCCCTGAAGTCGGAGGATGAAAGCATTCGCTGTCATGTGATGCTTGGGCGTCCCGGTGTGTTTACGGCAGGCAATGACATTGCAGATTTTCTGAAGGCAGCTATGTCGGGCGAAGGCTTGGAAGCTGGCGGCGTAGGCAAGTTCCTTGGCGCACTGCATCAGCCATCCAAGCCAGTCATTGCAGGTGTAGATGGCCCGGCAATCGGTGTTGGAACAACCATGTTGCTTCATTTTGATATGGTGTTTGCTACGGAAAATGCTTTGTTCAAGACGCCTTTCACTGATCTGGGCATCATCCCGGAGGCTGGTTCTACACTGATCGGTCCGCAGATCATGGGGTATCACAAGGCCTTCGAAATGCTTGCACTTGGTGAGAGCTTCACTGCTGAAATGGCCCGGGAAGCTGGCTTCGTCAATCACGTGGTTAAGCCGGAAGAGCTGGAAGAGCGTGTGATGGCGATCGCTCAAAAAGTGGCCTCCAAACCACAAAATGCTTTACGCATCTCTCGCGAACTTTTGCGCGGAAAGCGCGAGCCGCTTAATGAGCGTATCTTTGAAGAAATCGCAATGTTTGCAGAACTTCTCAAATCTGATGAAGCGCGGGAAGCCTTCATGAAGTTCATGAGTAAAGCCTAA
- a CDS encoding J domain-containing protein, whose product MRDPYSILGISKNASEAEIKSAFRTLAKKYHPDQNTDDPKAKERFSEANQAYEIIGDKEKRAQFDRGEIDGEGKPKFYGGPGGDGGFSGFRNAGHRGGPGGFKFEQGSHGGQQDAGGFDDILNDILGGFGGGKRRSTGESNFHAGPTKGADANIMARVTLEDLTHHGKVQVKLPSGKTVNVKIPAGTQDGDKIRLKGQGFGSAKSGQAGDALVEMRISTHKLFKVNGSDIRVDVPLTLYEAVLGGKVRIPTLSGAVNLTIPENTSSGKTMRLKGKGLPKKEGGHGDLLVGLEIVLPEQTDQELANLMRAWKEVKPYTARGSEFD is encoded by the coding sequence ATGAGAGATCCTTATTCTATTCTTGGTATAAGCAAAAATGCCAGCGAAGCGGAGATCAAGAGCGCTTTTCGGACGCTAGCCAAGAAGTATCATCCAGACCAGAATACGGATGACCCCAAGGCGAAGGAGCGCTTTTCAGAAGCGAACCAAGCCTATGAGATCATTGGCGACAAGGAAAAACGAGCACAGTTCGATCGCGGTGAAATCGACGGCGAAGGTAAGCCAAAGTTTTACGGCGGACCTGGCGGTGATGGCGGCTTTTCCGGTTTCCGCAATGCGGGACATCGCGGCGGCCCTGGCGGCTTCAAGTTCGAGCAGGGTTCTCACGGTGGGCAACAGGATGCTGGCGGGTTTGACGATATTCTAAACGATATTCTAGGTGGCTTTGGTGGCGGCAAGCGTCGCAGCACCGGGGAATCCAATTTCCATGCCGGGCCGACAAAAGGCGCCGATGCAAATATTATGGCTCGCGTTACACTTGAGGACCTGACCCACCACGGTAAAGTGCAAGTCAAGCTTCCAAGCGGTAAGACTGTGAATGTGAAGATTCCTGCTGGAACTCAGGATGGCGACAAAATTCGCCTGAAGGGTCAAGGTTTTGGATCAGCAAAAAGCGGTCAGGCTGGTGATGCCTTGGTTGAAATGCGGATTTCTACCCACAAGCTGTTCAAGGTGAATGGTTCTGATATCCGTGTGGATGTACCGCTTACCCTTTATGAAGCAGTGCTTGGCGGCAAAGTGCGCATTCCGACCCTTAGTGGTGCTGTTAACCTGACAATTCCAGAGAACACCAGCAGCGGCAAAACCATGCGTCTCAAAGGCAAAGGCCTTCCTAAAAAAGAAGGCGGCCATGGTGACCTTCTTGTGGGCCTTGAGATTGTGTTGCCAGAGCAAACTGATCAAGAACTGGCGAACCTTATGAGAGCGTGGAAAGAAGTAAAGCCTTACACAGCTCGCGGGTCAGAGTTTGATTAA
- the pdxH gene encoding pyridoxamine 5'-phosphate oxidase: MEEKFTNSYSENIEVPFQLFGEWLALAEKNEPNDPNAMSVATVDDDGMPNVRMLLLKGYSPQGFVFYTNFESTKGQEILNHPKVALCFHWKSLRRQVRVRGNIIRVTEDQADEYYTSRPRKSRIGAWASKQSRPLESRFALEKEVARYAAKYAIGDIPRPDYWSGCVLQPTEIEFWHDRAFRLHDRFVFKRESPTDDWGKVRLYP, from the coding sequence CTGGAAGAAAAGTTTACAAATAGTTACTCGGAAAACATCGAGGTTCCTTTTCAACTGTTTGGTGAATGGCTTGCCCTTGCAGAAAAGAACGAGCCTAATGATCCAAATGCCATGTCAGTTGCGACTGTAGATGATGATGGCATGCCAAATGTACGGATGTTACTCCTTAAAGGTTACAGTCCACAAGGTTTTGTGTTTTATACGAATTTTGAAAGCACAAAGGGTCAGGAAATTCTTAACCACCCTAAGGTTGCGCTTTGTTTTCATTGGAAAAGTCTTCGCAGACAAGTGCGGGTTCGCGGCAATATTATTCGCGTAACTGAAGATCAGGCAGACGAATACTACACATCACGGCCACGAAAAAGCCGCATTGGTGCTTGGGCCTCCAAACAATCACGCCCATTGGAAAGCCGATTTGCGCTTGAAAAAGAAGTTGCAAGGTATGCAGCTAAATACGCAATTGGTGATATTCCGCGCCCGGATTATTGGAGCGGTTGCGTTTTGCAACCAACGGAAATCGAATTCTGGCACGATCGCGCGTTTCGTCTTCACGATAGGTTTGTGTTTAAAAGAGAAAGCCCGACTGACGATTGGGGCAAAGTCCGCCTCTACCCATAA
- a CDS encoding RT0821/Lpp0805 family surface protein, whose amino-acid sequence MNNDQYQDPLNLTEAVDTKQKVAESEIHRTDRTIITNTIEAALTDNATTPSGFAPMAWINPISGNSGTITSLLSVDKTGSIAGCTDFVTSANTVGGVRAYQGRSCPDVHQKMKIIQLAPFQAEQIAAQ is encoded by the coding sequence GTGAATAATGATCAGTATCAAGATCCCCTCAATCTAACCGAGGCAGTTGATACCAAGCAAAAGGTCGCGGAGAGCGAAATCCACCGTACCGACAGAACGATCATTACAAATACCATTGAAGCTGCACTCACTGATAACGCAACAACACCTAGTGGTTTTGCACCAATGGCGTGGATAAACCCGATCAGTGGCAACAGCGGCACAATCACATCGCTCCTTTCTGTTGACAAAACAGGCAGCATTGCAGGCTGCACTGATTTTGTAACAAGTGCCAATACGGTTGGCGGTGTTCGGGCCTACCAAGGCAGAAGTTGCCCAGATGTTCATCAAAAGATGAAAATCATCCAACTGGCCCCTTTTCAGGCAGAGCAAATAGCAGCTCAATAA
- a CDS encoding NAD(P)-dependent oxidoreductase: protein MESLKGKTLFITGASRGIGLAIGKRAARDGANIVIAAKTAEPHPKLEGTIYTAAKEIEEAGGQALPLVVDVRDEESVANAMKAAAEKFGGIDIVVNNASAINLSPVQKIDMKRFDLMHQINTRGTLLCSKLAIPYLKEAENPHVLMLSPPLDMQEKWFKNHTPYSIAKYGMSLVVLGLAGELRSKKIAVNALWPRTTIATAAVKNLLGGDMMIQASRTPDILADAAHLIFTKPSGETTGNFFIDDTLLAENGVSDFGKYRVDPTVDLAPDFFVPEDSVPPVSLKAVEA, encoded by the coding sequence ATGGAAAGTTTGAAGGGTAAAACACTGTTCATCACGGGGGCCTCTCGTGGGATTGGTCTGGCAATTGGCAAACGCGCTGCTCGCGACGGTGCCAATATTGTTATTGCCGCAAAAACGGCAGAGCCCCACCCAAAACTGGAAGGTACCATCTACACCGCAGCCAAAGAGATAGAAGAGGCTGGTGGGCAGGCCCTGCCTTTGGTGGTTGACGTGCGCGATGAAGAAAGCGTAGCAAACGCCATGAAAGCCGCCGCTGAGAAGTTTGGCGGCATAGATATCGTGGTCAACAACGCCAGTGCGATCAACCTTAGCCCAGTTCAGAAGATTGATATGAAGCGGTTTGATCTCATGCATCAGATCAACACTCGTGGCACCCTTTTATGCTCCAAGCTCGCTATCCCGTATCTTAAGGAAGCCGAGAATCCGCACGTTCTGATGCTCTCCCCGCCATTGGATATGCAGGAGAAGTGGTTCAAGAACCATACACCGTACTCAATTGCAAAATACGGTATGAGTCTCGTGGTCCTTGGCTTGGCAGGAGAATTGCGGTCTAAGAAAATTGCAGTGAATGCACTCTGGCCGCGAACCACAATTGCTACTGCTGCAGTGAAGAACCTGCTGGGCGGTGATATGATGATCCAAGCAAGCCGCACACCGGATATTCTGGCAGACGCAGCGCACCTGATCTTCACAAAGCCGTCTGGAGAGACAACCGGTAACTTCTTTATCGACGACACGCTTTTGGCAGAAAACGGCGTGAGTGACTTCGGCAAGTACCGCGTGGACCCAACAGTGGATCTTGCTCCGGATTTCTTTGTCCCTGAGGACAGTGTGCCACCAGTAAGCTTGAAAGCTGTTGAGGCATAG
- a CDS encoding HAD family hydrolase produces MNVRAVLFDRDGTLIDFDKTWGTVLRYVLMDLAEGNEQVAHELGDLSGFDMKTLTCLPGSPILTNPPSGYSESWAEHLGVEFNKVFLDRIEDLILDHAAECVSAFDDTVSSIETMAAAGLPIGLATNGTEASAIAQLKKLGILNLFTFVVGYDSGHGEKPEPGQLLGFAEHTGIEPQQIAMVGDSLHDMHAAQKAGMLRVAVTTGALTAEELKGHCDHLLDSLTELVDLIGLNRTAAVLPA; encoded by the coding sequence ATGAACGTGCGCGCCGTGTTGTTTGATCGTGACGGGACCCTGATCGATTTCGATAAAACCTGGGGCACAGTTTTGCGCTATGTTCTTATGGATTTAGCTGAGGGAAATGAGCAGGTGGCTCATGAGCTGGGGGACCTTTCCGGGTTCGATATGAAGACACTCACTTGCTTACCCGGTAGCCCAATTCTGACGAACCCGCCAAGTGGCTACAGCGAGTCGTGGGCAGAGCATCTCGGGGTTGAATTCAACAAAGTGTTTCTGGATCGGATCGAAGACCTTATTCTGGATCACGCAGCTGAATGTGTTTCTGCGTTTGACGATACTGTTTCATCCATTGAAACGATGGCTGCAGCCGGTTTGCCGATCGGTTTGGCAACAAATGGCACTGAAGCGAGCGCGATTGCTCAGCTAAAAAAGCTTGGCATATTGAACCTCTTCACGTTTGTTGTTGGCTACGACAGCGGCCATGGTGAAAAACCTGAGCCGGGTCAGTTACTCGGATTTGCAGAGCACACAGGTATTGAGCCTCAGCAAATTGCTATGGTTGGGGATAGTCTCCACGACATGCATGCGGCACAGAAAGCAGGCATGCTGCGCGTTGCCGTAACCACAGGCGCTCTGACAGCAGAAGAGCTGAAAGGCCATTGTGACCATCTGCTGGATAGCCTGACGGAACTTGTAGATCTGATCGGCCTCAACCGCACGGCAGCTGTTCTACCTGCATGA
- a CDS encoding acyl-CoA dehydrogenase, translated as MYRAPLSEIAFTLKEVAGLGQLQAQPGQEELSDDLVEAILGEAARFAQEEIAPLNRVGDENPAQLINGSVKTSPGWKEAYTSWRLGGWNALTGNPEYGGQGLPNMLHVAVFEMWNSGSMAFTLCPTLTIGAVEAIDKHGAPELKAKYLEKLTSGEWTGTMNLTEPQAGSDLNALRAKAVPQADGSYKISGQKIFITYGDHDMTENVIHLVLARLPDAPAGTRGISLFAVPKYFVNEDGSLGDLNDVTVAGVEHKLGIHASPTCTMSYGDNGGAIGWVIGEENKGLACMFTMMNNARLAVGVQGLGIAERAFQEALAYALDRKQGRGVGSKTDGMDPIAVHPDIKRTLLSMKSQTQVARAICYACAHALDMSKMVEDAEQKKFWTERAGLLTPIAKALSTDIGVDVASLGVQVHGGMGFIEETGAAQHLRDARIAPIYEGTNAIQSIDLVMRKLPMSGGDQIRSLIAEIRAIAVEVNADNTGKLGDLGPKLDAAIVDLETATEWMLAAQADGKVSEALAGATPYLRLAGITLGAGLLAKGALASKSETEALKKPRYLMARSFAETVLGESAPLKDDVTRAAEAILAFDAAELA; from the coding sequence ATGTATCGTGCACCGCTAAGCGAAATTGCATTTACACTGAAAGAAGTGGCTGGTTTGGGACAGCTGCAGGCGCAGCCCGGACAGGAGGAGCTCTCAGATGATCTGGTTGAAGCTATCCTTGGAGAAGCTGCGCGTTTCGCCCAAGAGGAAATCGCGCCACTCAACCGTGTTGGGGATGAAAACCCTGCTCAGTTGATCAATGGCAGTGTAAAAACCTCGCCGGGCTGGAAAGAAGCATACACAAGCTGGCGTTTAGGTGGCTGGAATGCACTGACAGGCAACCCGGAATATGGCGGGCAGGGCCTGCCAAATATGCTGCATGTGGCCGTATTTGAAATGTGGAACTCCGGTTCTATGGCTTTCACATTGTGCCCAACACTCACCATTGGGGCCGTAGAGGCCATCGATAAACACGGCGCGCCGGAGCTCAAAGCCAAGTACCTTGAAAAACTCACCAGCGGTGAGTGGACTGGCACCATGAATCTGACAGAGCCACAGGCTGGTTCTGACCTGAATGCACTGCGCGCCAAAGCCGTGCCACAAGCTGATGGCTCCTATAAAATTTCCGGTCAGAAGATCTTCATCACCTATGGCGATCATGACATGACGGAGAACGTGATCCATTTGGTGCTGGCGCGTTTGCCGGATGCGCCAGCTGGAACACGAGGTATCTCTTTGTTCGCGGTGCCGAAGTATTTTGTCAATGAGGATGGAAGCCTTGGTGATCTGAATGACGTGACAGTCGCAGGTGTAGAGCACAAACTCGGCATCCACGCTTCTCCAACCTGTACCATGTCATATGGTGACAATGGCGGCGCTATCGGCTGGGTGATTGGTGAAGAGAACAAGGGCTTGGCCTGTATGTTCACCATGATGAACAACGCCCGTCTCGCTGTGGGTGTGCAGGGCCTTGGAATTGCAGAACGCGCTTTTCAGGAAGCACTGGCGTATGCATTGGATCGCAAGCAAGGCCGCGGCGTTGGGTCGAAAACCGATGGTATGGACCCAATCGCGGTTCACCCGGATATCAAGCGCACATTGCTCTCCATGAAGTCACAGACACAAGTCGCCCGTGCGATTTGTTATGCCTGTGCCCATGCGCTTGATATGTCCAAAATGGTTGAGGATGCAGAGCAGAAGAAGTTCTGGACGGAACGCGCTGGTCTCCTCACACCAATCGCCAAAGCACTGTCTACAGATATCGGCGTCGACGTTGCGTCGCTTGGGGTGCAGGTCCACGGCGGTATGGGCTTCATCGAGGAAACTGGTGCCGCTCAGCATCTGCGTGATGCGCGCATTGCGCCAATTTATGAGGGCACCAACGCCATCCAGTCCATCGATCTTGTTATGCGTAAGCTGCCAATGTCCGGTGGAGATCAGATCCGCAGCCTGATTGCGGAGATCAGAGCAATCGCCGTGGAGGTGAACGCTGATAACACCGGAAAACTAGGGGACTTGGGTCCAAAGCTAGATGCTGCCATTGTGGATCTGGAAACAGCAACTGAATGGATGCTGGCAGCGCAGGCCGACGGCAAGGTCTCCGAGGCGCTCGCCGGTGCAACACCATATCTGCGTCTGGCTGGCATCACTCTTGGTGCAGGTCTGCTCGCGAAAGGCGCATTGGCGTCCAAAAGCGAGACGGAAGCACTGAAGAAGCCGCGTTATCTGATGGCCCGCAGCTTTGCTGAGACCGTGCTTGGCGAAAGCGCACCGCTCAAAGATGATGTTACCCGCGCAGCAGAAGCTATTCTGGCGTTCGATGCTGCTGAACTTGCTTGA